The sequence below is a genomic window from Cicer arietinum cultivar CDC Frontier isolate Library 1 chromosome 6, Cicar.CDCFrontier_v2.0, whole genome shotgun sequence.
TTTGATTAAGAAAacctgaagaaaaaaattacagtaaagtaaaaaagaaatgtAAAAATGAATCtgaaaaatagtaataatgaatAGTATCTTGTTATTATTGACGTGCCTGTGTGTCCCCTTCTGTTTTGAGGTAATCTTGGAAGTTTTTGGGAATAAAATGCCCTTCAAGATTGAAATTGTTACGCTTCAAACCCCTTCAATATCATCTCGCCAATGAGACGCGATATTTTAAACTGCGAGATACAAATCATCTTTATTTTAGAGGTGAAATATATAAATTCATATCAAATTTCTCGTATGATTTCCTATATACGTATCCATCTATGATGTATGgcatatttttaaatgtttaattattcagaaaaataatattttgaaaaaaattaaaattattaaaaagaaaattattcagaagaaaatttaaaatatttaaagagtTATTGTGAGTCAAATGAAGAAGTGAGTCTTTTttgctaaaaaaattaagttaatattttaaacatttttttaatattttgtgtaTCAAATACATTCTGAGgattataaaataatgttatacATATGTCTAATTAGATCACAATTTACACAAAATAATTGTATCTTTGGATTAATAgaattaaatatttgtataattaGAATCTAATCTATTTTccaaaaactattttgataatgttattaataatttaaaattaggtAAGTATATAACCACATagaatttttaagaatttagaAGTGCTTTAGTTATCTAAGtaaaaattgaatgaaattaaaatatatgatcCTAATCTTTTCAAAAGATGGAAGCCATAAGTTGATTAGTGATGTGTACTATGTGCCTAAATTAAAAGAGTGATATTTTGAGTTTGGACCAACTTCTTGAAAAGGGGTATGAAATTCTCATGAAAAATTGACATGTTTGACTTAAAGatcaaaataacaatttaattgttaaaatttttatGTCGAAAAATAGAATGTTTATTATGAACATAAAAACTATTGAAGCAAAATGTTTGAAAATGAGCGTCCAAGATGAAGCATGGAGTTGACTTATGAGGTATGACCTCTTGAATTATGGTACACTTAAAATTATGGGAGAAAAAAATATGGTGAAAAAGATGTATTCAATTAATCAttcaaatcaaatgtgtgaagGTTGTCTTCTCGCTAAACAAGCTAGAAAAAGTCTCCCTAAAGAAGTTACATCAAGAACAATTAAGTCGCTACAACTTGTGCATACCGACTTTTGGACCAATCAATCCATCTTTATTTGGTAAGAGAAaatatttcattctttttattgatgattttagtagaaaaaattgagtttatttcttgaaacaaaaataaaaagtttagaaCATGTGTTTGATAATTTAAGAATTTCAAAGCTCTTGTTGAGAAGGATAGTAGTAATGAATTCAAAGCTTTGAGATCTAATCGAGGAGTTCAATAAATTATGTGCAACTCATGGAATTCGTCTTTCTTTGACGGTTCCAAGATCGCTATAACAAAATGGAGTAGacaagagaaaaaataaaactattttgaaCATAACGAAATGTATGGTAAAGTCTAAAAAGATGTCAAATGAGTTTTGGACTGAAGCATTTTCTTGTGCGGTCATCGCTCTCCAGCATCAAATGTCAAAGACCAAAATCCTCAAGAAACATGGAATATTAGGCCACCTAGTGTCAATCACTTGAGTCTTAGGTAGCATAACATATGCACATATGCCACAACAAGAAAAATCCAAGCTGGGTGATCAAAGCATCAACCATGTCTTTTTGGTTATGATATACATTATAAAGGCTACAAGTGGTACAACTCATGCAACAATAAGATAGTGGTGAATCGTGATGTCGAATTTGATGAATATGCTACATGGAATTGGGAGGGTCCAGAAGCCACAAACTATAATTTCTCTTTCATATTCTAAAGAAGAAGATCAATAGACCACAACGCCAATTCAAGATTCAAATTCACCCCATTCACCTACTTCTCAAGTAAAAGTTAAAGCGAAAAACCAAGTAAGATAAAAGATATACAAGACATTTGTGAATGATCAACTGAAGTTACTTTTGACCTTGAAGAGTTGTATTGTCTCTTGGCGGATAGTGAGCCCTTAAATTATGGAgaaacattgaaaaataaaaggtGAAGACAAGTCATGAatgaagagatcaaatcaactGTGAAGAACAACACTTAGGAATTAGTAACTCTTCCAAAAGGTCATGAAGTAATTGGAGTTAAATGGATGTACAAGGCTAAAAAGAATGATAATGGAGAGGTGGAAAAATACAAAGCAATAATTGTTTTCAAATGCTACAAAGAAAAACATATAGTTGACTATGAAGATGGACAAAATGAGGACCCTACTCTTTTCAAAAGTCTCGTAGAAATTCTAAGATACTTAATATGTATAAGGCTTGATATTCTGTATGTGGTTGAAGTAGTGAGTTGTTTCACAGAAACTCCTACTTCTACATACATGAAAGTTACTAATAGGATATTCCGCCACCTAAAAGGTACGATTGCTTATGGACTATTTTGTTATTCTTCTAATGATTTCAAACTCTTTGGATTTTGTGATAGCGATGTTGCATGAGAGAGTGTGCTTTTTCGTGGAACACAAAGAAACAATCTTTTGTCACACTTTCAACATGTAAGTTAGAGTATGTGGTTGTAACATCTTGCACTTGTCATGCCATTTGGCTAAGGAGATTATTGAAGGAACTTCATATGCCACATAAGTAAGCTAGTGCTATTTGTATAGACAACAAGTATGCTCAAACACTTGCAAAGAATCTGGTGTTTCATGATTGCAGCAAGCACATAAACACCAAGGTACCATCTCATTAGAGAATACATTATCAAGAAAGAAGTTGAACTTAAATAAGTGAAAATTCAAGATCAAGTtgcaaatattttttcaaaaccgCTAAAATTTGAAGACTTTCAAATGTTAAGAATAAGTCTTATAATGAAAAagcaaattttaaattaaagaaagcaatgtgattaatattttaaattagataaatttataactacaTAGAATGGGTCTTTTTTTTTAGTACcccctttttgaaaaaaaaacaccaaaatacccctatttgaaaaaaatataccaaaatgcccctttttttaaaaatcaagtagAAAGTCGCCATTTGAAACTCGGGCttcttaaggaagtcgccattccaaatggcgacttgtaagtaaagaaaaaaaaaatggggcattttggtatatttttttcaaataggggtattttggtgtttttttttcaaaaagagggtattgtaaaaataaaaccaCGTAGAATTTCTAAGAATCTAAAAATGctttaattatagaaaaatgaAATGTATTTAGAAGTGTGTATTAATTAGTAAACTCCTGATAATATTCCTTTGTACTTAAAATTATCTATGAAGTGAATCGTGAGTTTCCCTTAGACACACTTTCCTTCCTCTAACAGATAATTCAAGAATTAATTTGGATATTTAGCTAAGTTGAAACCAAATTTATATCCTACTTTGGAATAATAAAACCGTGGTTTATCTTTTACCTATTGCATTTTTTTTCACAACTTTGAATGATCATATTTAGATAATTTCCTCAGCAATTTGGCCATTCTTCCTCCACAATTCTTTTGCAAAATGTATTCTATGTCAGTAGAAACCATTTCTTCCACATGGTCATTTCACTTAAACTCGAGCTACTACATAAAGTACATGATAATTTCTTCACTTTGCAGAGAAACAATGTAAGCTTGTCATGCCATTTGGCTAAGGAGATTATTGAAGGAACTTCATATGCCACATAAGTAAGCTAGTGCTATTTGTATAGACAACAAGTATGCTCAAACACTTGCAAAGAATCTGGTGTTTCATGATTGCAGCAAGCACATAAACACCAAGGTACCATCTCATTAGAGAATACATTATCAAGAAAGAAGTTGAACTTAAATAAGTGAAAATTCAAGATCAAGTtgcaaatattttttcaaaaccgCTAAAATTTGAAGACTTTCAAATGTTAAGAATAAGTCTTATAATGAAAAagcaaattttaaattaaagaaagcaatgtgattaatattttaaattagataaatttataactacaTAGAATGGGTCTTTTTTTTTAGTACcccctttttgaaaaaaaaacaccaaaatacccctatttgaaaaaaatataccaaaatgcccctttttttaaaaatcaagtagAAAGTCGCCATTTGAAACTCGGGCttcttaaggaagtcgccattccaaatggcgacttgtaagtaaagaaaaaaaaaatggggcattttggtatatttttttcaaataggggtattttggtgtttttttttcaaaaagagggtattgtaaaaataaaaccaCGTAGAATTTCTAAGAATCTAAAAATGctttaattatagaaaaatgaAATGTATTTAGAAGTGTGTATTAATTAGTAAACTCCTGATAATATTCCTTTGTACTTAAAATTATCTATGAAGTGAATCGTGAGTTTCCCTTAGACACACTTTCCTTCCTCTAACAGATAATTCAAGAATTAATTTGGATATTTAGCTAAGTTGAAACCAAATTTATATCCTACTTTGGAATAATAAAACCGTGGTTTATCTTTTACCTATTGCATTTTTTTTCACAACTTTGAATGATCATATTTAGATAATTTCCTCAGCAATTTGGCCATTCTTCCTCCACAATTCTTTTGCAAAATGTATTCTATGTCAGTAGAAACCATTTCTTCCACATGGTCATTTCACTTAAACTCGAGCTACTACATAAAGTACATGATAATTTCTTCACTTTGCAGAGAAACAATGTAAGCACAATCATAAATGCTGTTAATAGTGTGTTGGTTGGTCATAACAGAGCTGTAATCTATGTCAAATTCTTGGATTCAAACACTtgtttcgttttttttttttgttaaaacaaAGGTAACTCCTGCACACTACTACGGAGACTAATCCCTTGTATTTTCGTTTACTCAATTTAGTTGCTgatatcttccacctcttgcTTTAACAGAATTTTGTGTGTTTATCATCTGTGCCAATCGATACCCAAGTAATTTGAACCAACGTAACTTTATTTTGTTGTCCTGTGAAAAATATTCTTTGTAAAgttattaaactttttttttttaatgctttGGTATTTGCATGCAATGAATAGTGAATAATTATGATGCTTACTTAGCTGCTTGTTGTTTTAGTTACCCAAAACATTAAACTACTTAGGCAACGTCTAAAAGAAAAGCATCTTGAAAGTTTCAATTGTAATAATCCCCAATATTGTTGTATAATTGAGGTATCATTACAGCTTGACCATGTACATATGTTTTCTTTTGTTGCCCCTATAAATGGCATCCAATTGTAATGATAGTGCACAAGGATTTACTGGAATTTGGATGATGACTTGAAATTATAATGAATCTCAAATGCAAcaattgtattaatattttttattttatatgaatcaaataatatttcTCGAGTTGAATCACAATGaatgataaatttatcttttaaaagatataatattaattagtatGATTATTAATACCTTAAGTTATGTTATACTTTTTACATGAATCGAAGCCaaagttttacaaaaaaatatatttaactaaagAAATTATACTTTAAATGATTGATCTTTTAAATTTTGTCAAACCaactcatttaataaaatataaataaattttaacgaTATATAGAATATAGatctctcattttatttctataaaattaatttacaaaccATTAAACTCAAAGTATACTTTTTCatgaattaaattaatagaAATGTTAACAAATACCAAAAAGACATTGTTAAAAGATTCtatctataaaaaaagttaagaatATTAAACTCTATTGCGTTGAATACACATGTTTCCATAAAGACctactattttaaatttattattaaacacCACTATGAAAATACTTATTAGcatttgcttgatttatttttatttatttgattaaaacatCTGCATAAATTagacataaaaaaaacatttataaaatatttcttatttgattaatattaaaaaaaaggcgGGGGAGGAGAGACTAGAGAGGATGGGAGAGACAGGAAGATGCATGTGGCGCCAAAAGCAGCGTGTCAGAGTTGATAGAGAAAAGGGAATCcaattttgaaatgaaaaataatccCAAAGGGTAATCCAGTCACATGGGTTACCGAAACAAACGGCTGGCTACTCAACCCCACCACCAAatacaacaaatatatattaccGGTTTTACCGGTTGCCTCTCTCCTCTTTTCTCTCTCATCCCATTCACAATTCTAACCGCCTTTTAAACAAATCACTCTCCGTCGTTCCTCtccctttctctctctctctgcgCGCCTCTTCCGCAATTCACAGAGACGCCGCAGAGAAAGAAATATAATCAAGTCTATCAAAACACATTACGTTCTTATCTACGCAAAATGGCGGCACCGAAACATTCATTCGGATTCGGAGTTGTGGCCATGCTCGCCACTCTCATTTTCGCTCTTTCACTCCCCGCCGCTGTTCACTCTCAATCTCTTGCACCTGCACCTGCTCCTACCAGCGACGGTAACAaacattttctctctttttcttctCAGATctaatctaatttaatcctcctCATACCAGATCCAATTTCGTAGATCTGgatctattatattatttaatggAAAATAAACTGCAATACTGTTATGTACTtgcattgtttttatttataatgaattatcatatttgaaaataaaaatagatatataatttaataggtcttcatttttgttttttttttatgaattatttttgtaatgtGTTATTTCAGGATCATCGGTTGATCAAGGAATAGCTTATTTGTTGATGTTGTTGGCACTGGTACTGACCTACATCATTCATTCGGCTGACATTTCATCTACCTTCTGAATTGCATGTTGATGTTGGAGAGAGGgctttgtgtttttatttattattattatgagttATGATTAATTAACGTGTTTGTAGAACGCGGCGGAGAAAGGGGATAATATGTTATGTAATGATAATAATGATAGATTGAGGTGTTATGTTTgttttcctagtgagtgaagaaAAGAATATGATCAGTTCATAGTACCAACTTCACATTTATGGACCTAGGTATTATTGCAATCTCGTCAATGTTATTTCTCTTAGTAATttcatcatctttttttttttttaatttttttattttaacctCATGGCCAAATTGACTAACAATCAGGACGGTTTATGAATGAACTTTTCCTAATTAAAAAGTTGAatgtaaaaaacaaattaaaattgggCTGCAAAGTGAAATGTTGATGAACGATTCAAGACCAGAACATCCATTAGAATgctaaaaattatattcaatgtTTTAATTAAGAAACACATGTATTGTATTGTAACAAATCATAATTCCATTCCTCCTTACGAAAAGGTTCTGAATGTTTTTAAACAGAACGAGGTAAACTGGAAATCTTTTGCTTTAATCAAAGGCCAGCAATTATGATTAAGGTGAGGAAGAAAGCAATCTAGCAACAGCATAATATCCAGTGATGAAAGGTGCATGCCATTGATTTCACCTTCCATTCAACTGAACACTTGAaaccaaaataattattaaaatcagTTGTTTGTTGATGGATATGTGAAAGTATACAGCTTCTGCACATTAAAACAGTGATAAAATGgtaaaaatgaaggaaaatgatTAGTGGGAGCAGATGATACATAAAACTATGAATTAAAAGAGACCGGCAAAGTTGTGATACCAATGCATAATTAAGCCTTCTTGCTACTCGGATTAGTTTCCTGTTGTTCCTGTCCAGCTAGGGTAAACTTCTTCACCTTCTGTTGAGACAATaaacaaaaaacttaaataaaacaGAGTAAGGCATTGAAAAGGGCACAATTCTGTTCAAAATGAACTCAAATATACCACGCGATTGAGTTGGAAGACAAAGGCAAAGACAAAACCATAAACAGTAAACAATGAAGTGCATAGTTGTATGGCATCCAGTGAGGTCAAAGACACCAAAAATTCTGATTAAATTATCTTCATATTATATCTGATATACCAGATCAAATGCAATTCACATCATGTCATACCTGTACTgctttcatattttgttactgtTGTGCCCAGCTAACTATCAGAAGAGTGAAGTCAAATAAGACCAATCCAGTACTTATTCAAACTGCCATTGctaaaaaaattccaaatgGAAGAAAATAAAGGATAAAAAACTAATTATCCCTACTCTTTAAACAAATTCAACACCTCCTTAAAAGAAGTGTTCTCAAACATACCAACCCTGCATTTTAGTTCCCTTTTCAACACTGAGAAAATACTCTAggaaaaaacaaacattaataaCAATGAGCCAAGTGAGACTAACATGCAAGCAAGAGAAATGTCTTCAATTCATGCTTGTCACTTGATAGTTTAAAGctttgaaaaagaaaaggaaatattaGAAGCTAAAAATTAGATGCAACATTGGGGCTTCATATGGATAAATTGCAGGCATCAAGAAAAGAATTGAGAAAATATACAAAGTTTGACAGACAAACTCTTTTCTAAAGGATCTCAAACAAATCTTGTTATCTTGAATCCATTATGTTGAGTCAAAAGCTATCTTGTGATGTTTTGAAGATACCAAGCTACTTGAGTAGAATGATAACACTTTTATCATGTCTGTTTTCTAACATGTGTGCTTAAATAGAATCATCATAAGAAAGATTGTGAACCTCAAGTTGTGTACGTTCATCACCATATTGAAGCGTCTCAACAATATCCCCATGGACGAGAAACTTATAGCATCAAATGATTGTTGTAAGACCAAGAGACATTTGGGAAAAGGTGGGTTTTCTATAGATCAAGGGATGAATATTCGTACAGAGAACCTCCACTCAAAGGGCCCAACAAAAGATACCAAAGCACGGTACACGTCTCCACAAAAGTGAACTAGAAATCGTAGCATATCAGTCACACTCCCCAATGCTTAGGAGTCATGAAGATACCCTCTCATATAACAGAACGAAAGGACGAACATGCCACAACAAAGTTCTCTCATGTACAACTCAAGAAGAATGGAGAAGCAGTAACACAAGTAAAAAAGGACAGCTTATATCAACAATATCCCCAATGGCTATTTTCATCCTTCCCACGATTTTGAGGCTTCCCCACTCATTAAATAGCAAATGAATCAGCCTAAAAAACAAGACAAAGCTTTGCATACACATGTCCAATTTAGTCAAAGTGCAAATCAATCTTTTCTTCAACTTATCCAAACTCTATTCTACACAACAAATATGAGGGTCATCCTTTGAGTGTGTTGAAGTTCAACTCTATCATAAGTGCGTTATATTGAGTTGTATAAAGATCCCCAACTAAATCATTTCTATCTCTGTTTGTATTTCACCAAGGTTTCTAAGTGAGTTAGTCTGAGTGAGAATGTAAGCCTCCTAAGGCCAAGAGAATATAGGATGTAAGCATATTGAGCTAAGAAAATACATGGTGCAAAGTCAAGGTGGTTGTTGTAAATGCAGATCATAGGACGAATCTCAGAGCACTACACTGGAAATCTCACAGTTTTGAGGAACTGAGGACTGAAGTAGCTCCCATTAGATGAACCAATATACTTATCTTGTGTGAATCTTCTTAACTCTAAACTCTTCATATTGCAAAACTCAGTTCACACACTATTCACTCTTATTATCAATATTTACTTTATATTGCACTTGCTTTTTTATCGTCCTCAATGAGAGTAGGTTCACACATTAATCTTCATTACTCCATGTACCCACTTAAGAAGATCAACAAGTgcataaacaatttttaaaatagtcataATTCAACCCTATTCTTGTGACTCATATTCTCACTTCACATTCAACAACCGACACATTTCAACCTTTATCAAAAACTTAAAAGACCAAAATTTAACTGACCCTCACAGATGACATTGGGGAAAAAACTTCCTAACACTTTCCAACCAAATAGAGAATGAATTAACAAAAATTTCGTTAACATATTTCCATAAGGTTAAAAACTAGCTCGTATTGATTCAAAAACGATGCGACGATGAAAGTAAAGAAATGGAAGTAAGAGAGAGGAAAAGAAGTACCTTGGCAAGCACGCAGTCGCGCAACGAATTCAAAAGGGTGAGGCATTTGTCTTGTTCGTATGGAGATTGAGTTACGCAATTCAGCAGATTAAGGGCTTCTTGAGCGCACACCGGTTTTGCACCACCTTCATCCATGATCGATTTTTAGGGTTTTAGGTAAAATATTGAAGATTGAATAGAAAGCTAAACCCTTTGTCTTGCTGCAAATTGGGTTGTAAGGGTAAATTTGTAATAAAGAGTAACGCTATTTCGCTAAACTGCTACTatccctttttatttttagttattaatttaatcttGTGTGCTCCTGCTGTTTCTTAGTTCTGACCACCTCAAATGCGGTTTTTTCTCCAATATACACCACTTTACTGTTGCacgcttttaaaaaattcatttctcCAATATTACaaggttttcaaatttcatcccaaaaataaaattttcaccCAAGAAATTCTCGGACATTTCAAATTGGACTAGCCCACATAACATGCTCAATTTTTTTAGGAAAGTTTCATTTTTCATAGATGTATATTTGGATCGAGCAatttaaatgtatatattttaaaatataaagtttaaTTGATTGTTTTCATAGATGTATTTAAAGAGTGAAGACATTAGCGAAATAAATTGTCTTTTTTCAAAGAACGGACTATTCAAAGGGGTTTTCGATCCATATATcccttttttgaattttttatctcaaaatatcctagtttgaaaaaaatatatagaaatgtCCTACTTTTTTGCCCCAATTGCTTATCGCAATTTGGGGATGCGATTGGAGCAAAAAAGTATGACATTtctgtatatttttttcaaactaagacattttaaaataaaaaattcaaaagaggGATATATGGATCAAAAACCCCTATTTAAAGTGTAGAATTgatgtttgaaattattttagatttgacagaagaaaaaaaaacttcatcTTCTCTTTTTGGTCTAAAATTCTTTTAGTTTATACTAGTATGTAGTACAATGAAAGTGATATTAGTTgccttttaatttaatttctaagaTATACATTGagaaatataacatttataaatttgttgaaatttcatatgtgtgtttgtttttatcattatatgaagagtgtcaAACTCTTCtgaaaaatacatcaaagtttgatatatttcttaactttcttttttctccctctttttatttgatatatttttgagTCACTTCCTGGTGATTTGTGTGGTAATAGTACTACAATTACTATGATAGATTTTTGTGTCGTAATCTTTTAGATCAATTTTTTGTGAtgtaattcttttaatttattagtggTCACAATATCATTTTACGAATAATTTAAAGCGTTATATTGAGAATGACTATAATCGTTGTTTTGATAGTCTGTCATGCACAATTTAAACAATGTAGcgaaatattttaaagaaagtaATTTAGTTCACAATTCAACTCAttgtaatataaatttattttaaaataaaaaaacaacctACAAGTATCAAAATAAGACATCATTTTAGAAGTAaccttttaatatttatcttaaataacaattaaaaaaaaaatactcacaaTATATAAAAGAGATTAAATGACATATGGAGATACATTGTAAACCATATCTTATGTTGTCATCAATCAAATTGCACATTTTGGCCActatgttaatcaatcaatttgTATTGATGCTAAACACATCTAAAGTGAGCACAAAAGTCCACCTTAATTAAATGTGTACAGTGTATTTGAAAATGCGTTGAAATACCATGAATGTAAGTTTTATTGTCTCATACgcgatttttttcttttagatggTGTTTGGGTTGCTTGAAAGAAAatcgatttttactttttaaactCAATTCAAG
It includes:
- the LOC101505037 gene encoding arabinogalactan protein 41-like; protein product: MAAPKHSFGFGVVAMLATLIFALSLPAAVHSQSLAPAPAPTSDGSSVDQGIAYLLMLLALVLTYIIHSADISSTF